Proteins encoded in a region of the Macaca mulatta isolate MMU2019108-1 chromosome X, T2T-MMU8v2.0, whole genome shotgun sequence genome:
- the CXHXorf51A gene encoding uncharacterized protein CXorf51A homolog: MAKVTSEPQEPNEGVDKQTPPTPSTKGRKKGKTPCQRRSRCGVKGLKTTMKAKRPVQGSTSKKASESNTPRGKPKKARGTIPRGHYRRLKEQMKKEEAGKDQETVENATVSSDDTSSQ; the protein is encoded by the exons ATGGCAAAGGTGACCAGTGAACCACAGGAGCCTAATGAAGGTGTGGACAAACAGACCCCACCAACCCCAAGTACcaaagggaggaagaaggggaagacTCCCTGTCAACGAAGGTCCAGATGTGGCGTTAAG GGCCTAAAGACCACCATGAAGGCGAAAAGACCCGTTCAAGGGAGCACCAGCAAAAAAGCCTCTGAAAGTAACacccctagaggaaaacctaagAAAGCTAGAGGAACAATACCGCGTGGTCACTATCGCCGGCTGAAagaacaaatgaagaaagaagaggCCGGCAAAGACCAAGAGACGGTGGAGAACGCCACCGTTTCAAGTGATGACACGAGCAGCCAATAA